Proteins found in one Natronococcus occultus SP4 genomic segment:
- the gcvT gene encoding glycine cleavage system aminomethyltransferase GcvT codes for MTSHKPSLYQTHRNTGADFTDFGGWEMPVTFDSIRTEHTAVREQVGRFDISHMSEVVVRGPDATALLNQLTTNDVDELAPGDAQYSCILDEDGVILDDVVIYRYPDQEGYLFVPNAGHGEQMTTRCEDWASTLDLEVTVEDQTEETGMIAVQGPDAVEAVESTVADSVEDLSPFTARRTEIADVSCLVARTGYTGEDGYEILFPATSSETVWTAFDGIQPCGLGARDTLRLEAGLLLSGQDFDPDQEPRTPLEARLGFVVDFEKSSFVGKGALQELDANGVDERIVGLRIEDRAIARQGYSILNDGDEIGHVTSGTMSPTFDTPLALGYVDSKFTEEGTQLGIEIRNRTVDATIVNQRFLETLETDA; via the coding sequence GTGACGTCGCACAAGCCATCACTGTATCAGACCCATCGAAACACCGGAGCGGATTTCACCGACTTCGGCGGTTGGGAGATGCCCGTAACGTTCGATTCGATACGTACTGAGCACACCGCGGTGCGAGAACAGGTCGGACGCTTCGACATCAGTCATATGAGCGAAGTCGTCGTCCGTGGACCGGACGCCACTGCGCTCCTGAACCAGCTTACGACGAACGACGTCGATGAGCTGGCACCCGGTGACGCACAGTACTCGTGTATTCTCGACGAGGACGGTGTGATACTGGACGACGTCGTTATCTATCGCTACCCGGATCAGGAGGGGTATCTCTTCGTTCCGAACGCTGGTCACGGCGAACAGATGACAACCCGATGCGAGGACTGGGCATCGACGCTCGATCTCGAGGTAACGGTCGAAGATCAAACCGAAGAGACGGGAATGATCGCAGTTCAGGGTCCAGACGCGGTCGAAGCGGTAGAATCTACTGTCGCAGACTCTGTCGAAGACCTCTCTCCGTTTACCGCACGACGGACGGAAATAGCCGACGTCTCCTGTCTGGTCGCCAGAACCGGCTACACGGGTGAAGACGGGTACGAGATCCTCTTTCCGGCAACTAGCTCGGAAACCGTCTGGACTGCTTTCGATGGGATCCAGCCGTGTGGTCTCGGTGCCCGGGACACGCTCCGGCTCGAAGCGGGGCTGCTCCTGTCGGGACAGGACTTCGATCCGGATCAAGAACCCCGAACGCCGCTCGAAGCCCGATTAGGGTTCGTCGTCGACTTCGAGAAGTCATCGTTCGTCGGGAAAGGCGCGCTCCAGGAACTCGACGCGAACGGCGTCGACGAGCGAATCGTTGGACTCCGGATCGAGGACCGGGCTATTGCACGGCAGGGGTACTCGATACTGAACGACGGCGACGAAATCGGACACGTAACCAGCGGAACGATGAGTCCGACGTTCGATACCCCATTGGCACTCGGATACGTCGACTCGAAGTTCACGGAGGAAGGAACGCAGCTCGGGATCGAGATTCGAAATCGAACTGTGGATGCGACGATCGTCAACCAGCGTTTCCTGGAGACACTCGAGACGGACGCCTAA
- the gcvH gene encoding glycine cleavage system protein GcvH yields the protein MEFEIPAERRYAESHEWAANQTDTVRVGISDFAQDELGDIVFVDLPPEGETLDQGEELGVLESIKAVSDIYVPVAGTVTAINEDVIDSPELINEDPYGDGWLVELEPEGDLEHLLDAAEYEEMI from the coding sequence ATGGAATTCGAAATACCAGCCGAACGACGGTACGCCGAATCACACGAATGGGCAGCCAACCAAACGGATACAGTACGAGTCGGCATCAGCGACTTCGCACAGGACGAGCTCGGAGACATCGTCTTCGTCGATCTCCCCCCCGAAGGCGAAACGCTCGACCAGGGTGAAGAGCTCGGCGTCCTCGAAAGCATCAAAGCGGTTTCCGATATATACGTCCCTGTCGCCGGAACGGTCACCGCCATCAACGAGGACGTCATCGACAGTCCCGAACTCATCAACGAGGATCCGTACGGGGACGGATGGCTGGTCGAATTAGAACCGGAGGGAGACCTCGAACATCTACTCGATGCGGCCGAGTACGAAGAGATGATCTAA
- a CDS encoding IclR family transcriptional regulator, with translation MEPNGHGDRRKTTATSLRVVDAIEELDGGRLTEISDEVGLSTSTVYTHLKTLTDYGYVTKVDDRYELGLKLFHLGEEARRRDSRYELARESALELANTIGEEVSFAVEENGRSIILFDEVSNPSVEGFQVGHQFYMHNSASGKAMLAEFSDERIDEIINKWGLPQETPNTITERSRLFEEIETVRSQGYAVNDQEALEGLRAVAIAVKNPDGTVFGSLDVSGPPYRLPGDEELVNLLQPMVSDLEQELASYEPN, from the coding sequence ATGGAACCGAACGGACACGGAGATAGAAGAAAAACCACGGCTACATCGCTTCGAGTGGTTGATGCTATAGAAGAGTTAGATGGAGGCCGATTGACGGAAATCTCTGACGAAGTCGGCCTATCAACGAGTACGGTGTATACCCATCTCAAAACGTTAACCGATTATGGGTATGTTACAAAAGTGGATGACCGATACGAGCTCGGACTGAAACTTTTCCATCTTGGGGAAGAGGCGCGGCGGCGAGATAGCCGGTACGAACTCGCAAGAGAAAGCGCTCTCGAGTTAGCCAATACGATAGGCGAGGAGGTGAGCTTTGCCGTGGAGGAGAACGGTCGGAGTATCATTCTCTTCGACGAGGTCAGCAACCCTTCAGTAGAGGGGTTCCAGGTCGGTCACCAATTCTATATGCACAACTCCGCCAGTGGAAAAGCAATGCTGGCTGAATTCTCGGACGAGCGTATCGATGAGATAATAAATAAATGGGGGCTCCCACAGGAGACACCGAACACGATTACGGAACGGAGCCGGTTGTTTGAGGAGATCGAGACGGTTCGATCGCAAGGATACGCAGTGAACGATCAGGAAGCCCTAGAGGGACTACGTGCTGTAGCGATCGCCGTCAAGAACCCTGATGGAACCGTGTTTGGATCGCTAGACGTCTCAGGCCCTCCCTACCGTCTACCTGGTGACGAGGAATTGGTTAATCTTCTCCAGCCGATGGTTTCTGATCTGGAACAGGAATTAGCGTCGTACGAACCGAATTGA
- a CDS encoding PH domain-containing protein — translation MTNARSSYDELATADWLHLTEGERVRWAGRPSWLTILVSVAAGVGVALVGIVLTVWLLGTTVPTWIAYLPLLLVLLGAGQVGVAYLNWIRLLYVITDEEIYVKHGLISRDVTQIRLDRVQNTAYKQSAIERLFSFGDVRVYTAGTSTEDVTFSSVPNPEEVKRTLTQLLSENRTPQSSGGV, via the coding sequence ATGACGAACGCACGATCCTCGTACGACGAACTCGCGACCGCCGACTGGCTGCACCTCACCGAAGGTGAACGGGTCCGCTGGGCGGGGCGGCCGTCGTGGCTAACGATCTTGGTCTCGGTCGCGGCCGGTGTGGGCGTCGCGCTCGTCGGGATCGTGTTGACTGTCTGGCTGCTGGGAACGACCGTCCCGACCTGGATCGCGTATCTCCCCTTGCTGTTGGTTCTGCTCGGAGCCGGACAGGTGGGAGTGGCGTATCTGAACTGGATTCGGCTCCTGTACGTCATCACTGACGAGGAGATCTACGTCAAGCACGGGTTGATCTCGCGGGACGTTACGCAGATCCGTCTCGACAGGGTCCAGAACACCGCGTACAAACAGTCCGCGATCGAGCGGCTGTTCTCCTTCGGCGACGTGAGAGTCTACACTGCTGGCACCTCGACCGAGGACGTCACCTTCAGCAGCGTTCCGAATCCGGAGGAGGTCAAACGGACGCTCACGCAACTGCTGAGCGAGAACCGCACGCCACAGTCGAGCGGTGGCGTCTGA
- the ilvA gene encoding threonine ammonia-lyase, with protein MTRDEQTTSVSISDIERARERLDDAVVQQTPIETSRSLHEETGAEVRLKMEHLQRTGSFKTRGAYNKLVQIGSESEISRAIAASAGNHAQGVALAATKIGLDSTIVMPRNAPQAKIDATAEYGADVELHGHDFQAAMKHAESLAGEETVFVHAYDDPDIVAGQGTLGFEILEQVPDVDTVIVPVGGGGLLSGIATVIGERAPETRIVGVQASGAATLPKSLQKGRPQESENVQTIADGIATGGLSQLTYDCIETYVDKVITVSDTEIAESLLFTLERTKQMVEGAGATTIAALRSDQLTVDGETVVPVLSGGNLSMTDLQTILTHGLTARGQLVRFRVHIVDEPGRLEQISEIVADHGANVRNVRHERSVENLDVGEAYLYFRIETSGTEQTDRILETIRNAGYSVTRIN; from the coding sequence ATGACCCGTGATGAACAAACCACGAGTGTGTCAATTTCCGATATCGAGCGGGCGCGAGAGCGACTGGACGACGCCGTCGTTCAACAGACGCCGATCGAAACGAGTCGATCGCTTCACGAGGAAACGGGAGCGGAGGTGCGGCTCAAAATGGAGCACCTGCAACGCACCGGTTCCTTCAAGACACGCGGAGCGTACAACAAGCTCGTCCAGATAGGGTCGGAGTCCGAAATATCACGAGCGATTGCAGCGAGCGCTGGCAATCATGCGCAAGGGGTTGCGCTTGCTGCAACGAAGATCGGGCTAGATTCGACCATCGTCATGCCACGAAACGCACCACAGGCCAAGATCGACGCGACGGCAGAGTACGGTGCCGACGTCGAGTTACACGGACACGATTTCCAGGCAGCGATGAAACACGCAGAATCGCTAGCCGGAGAAGAAACCGTTTTCGTCCACGCATATGACGATCCGGATATCGTAGCCGGGCAGGGAACACTTGGGTTCGAAATTCTGGAACAGGTTCCCGATGTCGATACAGTAATCGTCCCAGTTGGCGGTGGCGGACTACTCAGTGGCATTGCGACTGTCATCGGCGAACGAGCACCTGAAACACGGATCGTTGGTGTTCAGGCCAGTGGTGCAGCAACGCTCCCGAAAAGTCTTCAGAAAGGGCGACCACAGGAGAGCGAGAACGTCCAGACCATTGCGGACGGAATCGCGACCGGCGGACTCTCACAGCTCACATACGACTGCATCGAGACCTACGTCGACAAAGTCATCACCGTCTCAGACACCGAGATCGCCGAAAGCTTACTGTTTACCCTCGAACGCACGAAACAGATGGTCGAGGGAGCAGGCGCAACGACGATTGCAGCCCTCCGCAGCGATCAACTAACCGTCGACGGTGAAACTGTCGTTCCGGTGTTGTCGGGGGGCAATCTGAGTATGACCGATCTCCAGACGATCCTCACCCACGGACTAACGGCCCGAGGACAGCTGGTACGATTCAGAGTGCATATCGTCGATGAGCCAGGGCGTCTCGAACAGATCTCAGAGATCGTCGCCGACCACGGCGCAAACGTTCGAAACGTTCGACATGAACGCTCCGTCGAAAACCTGGACGTCGGCGAAGCGTATCTGTACTTTCGCATCGAGACGAGTGGAACCGAACAAACGGATCGGATTCTGGAAACGATTCGCAACGCCGGTTACTCCGTCACCCGAATCAATTAG
- a CDS encoding AI-2E family transporter, with product MDLRVVFMLFLVALLGGISTLLLLPLLQYIIAAALLAFVLFPVHDRLAARTVTIRGRSLTISPRISAGLVTFFGVVAAVLPLLIVSIIVLRTVLSFLEEVDDIAITETIQETARELGLDDAIVAEGEQFLNTEVEGLLERGAEFVLQELIGLIDTSFRVGLGLLVLVFLLYYFLIDGRRLVGWIGTVAPIEDETRTELVAEIEGVTWAVLISHVLVALAEGILGGIGLYLVGVSNVAFWSVVMVVVSFLPAIGIWLVWMPIVGYLLLIGDPVGALLLLAYGVTVLSIVDNYLRAFLVDIGSGVHPGTVLVGVIGGLYLFGFLGLILGPVLLAMLKAVLEVFSETHALGTAPP from the coding sequence ATGGATCTCCGCGTCGTGTTTATGCTGTTTCTCGTCGCGCTTCTCGGTGGTATCAGCACCCTGCTTTTGCTCCCGCTACTACAGTATATCATCGCCGCCGCGCTGCTTGCGTTCGTCCTGTTTCCGGTTCACGACCGCCTCGCCGCTCGAACGGTCACGATTCGGGGACGGTCGCTCACGATTTCGCCGCGGATATCGGCGGGTCTCGTAACCTTCTTCGGCGTCGTTGCCGCCGTCCTGCCGCTACTCATCGTCTCCATCATCGTTCTTCGGACAGTTCTCTCCTTCCTCGAGGAGGTCGACGACATAGCGATCACCGAAACGATTCAGGAGACAGCCCGCGAGCTGGGGCTCGACGACGCGATCGTCGCCGAAGGAGAGCAGTTCCTGAACACCGAGGTCGAAGGGCTCCTCGAGCGAGGCGCCGAGTTCGTTCTCCAGGAGCTGATCGGACTGATCGATACGAGCTTTCGCGTCGGTCTGGGACTGCTGGTGCTGGTCTTTCTGCTGTACTACTTCCTCATCGACGGCCGGCGGTTAGTCGGCTGGATCGGTACGGTCGCACCGATCGAGGACGAGACACGAACGGAACTGGTCGCCGAGATCGAGGGCGTCACGTGGGCCGTACTGATCAGTCACGTCCTCGTCGCGCTCGCAGAGGGGATACTCGGCGGAATCGGACTCTACCTCGTCGGCGTTTCGAACGTCGCGTTCTGGTCGGTCGTGATGGTCGTCGTCTCCTTCCTGCCCGCGATCGGAATCTGGCTGGTCTGGATGCCGATCGTCGGCTATCTCCTCCTCATCGGCGACCCCGTCGGTGCGCTGCTCCTGTTGGCGTACGGCGTTACCGTTCTCTCGATCGTCGATAACTACCTGCGAGCCTTCCTGGTCGATATCGGGTCCGGCGTGCATCCGGGGACCGTCCTCGTCGGGGTGATCGGCGGGCTCTATCTCTTCGGTTTCCTGGGGTTGATACTCGGTCCGGTCCTCCTCGCGATGCTCAAGGCCGTGCTGGAGGTCTTCAGCGAAACGCACGCTCTCGGTACCGCGCCACCGTGA
- a CDS encoding DUF4870 domain-containing protein encodes MSTDNTDIDGELGTDHSNTTATETDPSGAESAVADPERTAHAGEDAVVGGLSENTAGALTYLFAPFLALLFYLIEERNEFVRFHAAQSLVVFGGFFAVAIGVFMLGFVLEFLPFVGWMLSVAISMLTFLLLVPLGFVLWALLTYKALTGQRYTLPVAGEIAERYV; translated from the coding sequence ATGTCAACTGACAACACAGACATCGACGGGGAGCTGGGAACCGATCACTCGAACACGACCGCAACGGAGACCGATCCCTCCGGAGCGGAATCAGCCGTCGCCGATCCGGAACGGACGGCACACGCCGGCGAGGACGCCGTCGTCGGCGGGCTCAGCGAGAACACCGCGGGCGCGCTCACATACCTCTTCGCGCCGTTTCTCGCACTGCTGTTCTACCTCATCGAGGAGCGAAACGAGTTCGTGCGGTTCCACGCGGCCCAGAGCCTCGTCGTCTTCGGCGGATTTTTCGCCGTCGCGATCGGCGTGTTCATGCTGGGATTCGTCCTGGAGTTCCTGCCGTTTGTCGGCTGGATGCTCTCGGTGGCGATCTCGATGCTGACGTTCCTGTTGCTCGTCCCGCTGGGGTTCGTCCTCTGGGCGCTTCTCACGTACAAGGCCCTTACCGGACAGCGATACACGCTCCCCGTGGCAGGAGAGATCGCGGAGCGGTACGTCTGA